The window TGTTGACCTGGCCATTTTGACCGCCCCAGCGGCACCCCCAGCCGCACCGGCGAGTTTGACTGCCTCGCCGACGAGTCCTACGCTGTCTCCTGATGCGGCTTTACCGGCCACCCCGATGAGCCGCTCGATTGCTTTGGGGAGACGGATCCCTACTTttgcgaggagggcggtgaggaacccgccggtgaggaggggcaTGATGACTAGCATGAAGACTTTGAGGGGGTGGCGCTTTGcatggttgaggaggtcgcggaggaggcggcggattTTTTTGTGGAGTTTGGTTACGAggttggggcggggggagcGTTTATagtaggaggagggggtgctTGGTCGGCCgcctgggggggggggagggaggggaggttagTATGGGATAtaaggaaggggggttttaATGTGTGGGAGACGAACCAAACCCAGCAAAGAAGGAGGATCGGGATGCGTTGCCGCCTGCGAGGTTAAACAACGCGCGTGAGGCGTTGGATTGGGAGAAGAACGAACGGgaatcatcatccacactGCCCCTATGACGAGACCTCGACCGGGAACGGTTGCGctgggagcgggagggggcGGGCTCATGGTCGCCGTAGatgaggtcgtcgtcgtctgaggacggggaggcgaagaaggaggttaTACCCCCCATCACCGACCCGCTTTCCTCCCCCgcatgacgatgatgatgcttcTTTGAAGAACGGCGCCTGCTCCGGGAGCGCTCCTCGCGATGATACTCCCGGGGAGAAGAGCGGTCCTTGGACCTCGAACGGTGGTGCTTCCTGCtggagcggtggtgggatCGGTGGTGCCGTTTGGAGGTTGAGTGGGCTGTTCGACCCGAGATGACGGAGGAGGCGTCGTCTAGGAGGCCCATTTTGACGATAGAGTCTTCTCAagatgtggtggaggttcTCGCGAGAAACAGGGGACGTGTTCGTAGGGCTGATCAGCAGGGTCCCTTGAAAATAATGGAGCTATCACCAAGAATAGCTGAGGCACCGCAAAACGCAGGTACGAGTTGCGTCAAACCAGACACTAAATCAATGCACGAAACAAAGATTGACAGCGAAGCAACAATGGATACACATCTGACCCAGAAAAATGGAAACGAAGAGAGGGGAGTGATTTCACCGCTTCGCCTCTCCCCGCGAATTCAACAAATGCCAAAAATCATGAGGCTGGTCAACGAGCTGTGATCCTTGTCGGCATGTTGTTGATTGGATGACAGGTTGCGGAGCCCTGGCTGAAACGACTGTTGGTGCCGCAGGGGTGCGGGTGTAAgtgaccctaaccctgggATATTctgtgaagctatctacattGTCTCAATGCTGTCTATTAATATTCCCCGTTCTATCCCATGCGTTTTT is drawn from Podospora pseudocomata strain CBS 415.72m chromosome 1 map unlocalized CBS415.72m_1, whole genome shotgun sequence and contains these coding sequences:
- a CDS encoding uncharacterized protein (EggNog:ENOG503P77Y), which translates into the protein MGLLDDASSVISGRTAHSTSKRHHRSHHRSSRKHHRSRSKDRSSPREYHREERSRSRRRSSKKHHHRHAGEESGSVMGGITSFFASPSSDDDDLIYGDHEPAPSRSQRNRSRSRSRHRGSVDDDSRSFFSQSNASRALFNLAGGNASRSSFFAGFGGRPSTPSSYYKRSPRPNLVTKLHKKIRRLLRDLLNHAKRHPLKVFMLVIMPLLTGGFLTALLAKVGIRLPKAIERLIGVAGKAASGDSVGLVGEAVKLAGAAGGAAGAVKMARSTVERSTRGYDGSSWEKTTESFTRELGGGGGWGDGMVKGVTKFFSD